AACATAATTGTTTTTTAACTGACTATTATTATTTAAGGCTACTAAATTATTAATAGATTTAAACCTATACACAACCTTTTTACCATAACTATCCAATTCATTATCAGTTAATCCAGTTTCTAATATGTAAATTTTATCTTTAACTACATCAATATTTTCATCATCTGTATTTGAACATGATAAAAATAATGTGGCAGTAAAGAGGTTGAGATAATTATATAGTTTTTTTTTATTTATCATAAATAATATCACCGATAAATTATCATTATTATAAAGTAATTAAACAAAAATATTAAACTAATTTTTTTTAGATAAGTCTATTAGATATCAAAAATATTTATTTAATAAGATCAGTGATTTTTCAAAAAAAATAAAAATTTATTTTATTTTTTGTATATTTCATTTGTATCAGCTAAATATAAACTACCATGAGCGTTATTACGTATACTAGTGCTTGAAAATATAAAGTCATAAATTTTTTTAGCTGATTCTTGTGCAGAAATGAGCTGTTTCTTTTCCGCCATTGATTTAAAAATTTTAACAACTTCTAAATCATGCTGCGCGTTTTGTATAACGCTGTTTACCATATCAGTATTTACAGTGCCTGGATGAATTGATAAACATGTTAACTCATCCATAGCAAATCTTTTTGATAACCAATGAAAATACATTAAACAAGACGCTTTGGTTGCACCATATAAATCTAATCCAGGAAAAGGATCCACTGCTGCTAAAGAAGAAAGGTGTGCAACAAAAGGAATAATATTTGAGCTTGTATCATTTTGAATCATGATAAACGGCAAAATATCTTCAACTATTTCAGCACAAGAAAAATAATTGACTCTCATAGCTTCAGATTGTGATTGCCAAAACAAATGCTTTTCCA
This region of Spirobacillus cienkowskii genomic DNA includes:
- a CDS encoding SDR family NAD(P)-dependent oxidoreductase, whose product is MSSEKWIIGTGFSRGIGYELAKIIKDNNYKIIHLGRGQSGYEDIFLWWDLINPISDSPILELSKTLYGKQIVGFIYCAGVMPILGVSETNRMEKHLFWQSQSEAMRVNYFSCAEIVEDILPFIMIQNDTSSNIIPFVAHLSSLAAVDPFPGLDLYGATKASCLMYFHWLSKRFAMDELTCLSIHPGTVNTDMVNSVIQNAQHDLEVVKIFKSMAEKKQLISAQESAKKIYDFIFSSTSIRNNAHGSLYLADTNEIYKK